A genomic window from Amia ocellicauda isolate fAmiCal2 chromosome 15, fAmiCal2.hap1, whole genome shotgun sequence includes:
- the LOC136771690 gene encoding contactin-6 has translation MVAGGSKEIIKVTKVTFKYNGNKPATPLNYHQFPDGSLSINKVQPVDAGQFYCDGQPVADVEVLTGPAHYTVSEGRTVLLPCNISQPPIPSERVQWTFSNSGSNSETILTRDENGTEKKPGQDHRFSLLLPPTDLTLVIRAVQPADSGQYLCNSEHAAHLLVIKGGPGHSSTQKTTLAGVNETAEPQNNMNVKTYTAILAVVIVCVLLLLIGAVLFVWKRKRDGDPGSKQEATSLKTQSTAGPAAGQDTPGQTNEEEEDEIHYASLGHQNRTTDRPREEPIDSSVVYSTVALKNMT, from the exons ATGGTTGCTGGAGGCAGCAAAGAAATCATAAAGGTGACAAAGGTGACATTCAAATATAATGGAAATAAACCTGCAACCCCACTGAATTACCACCAGTTTCCTGATGGCTCTCTATCCATTAATAAAGTCCAGCCAGTGGACGCTGGGCAATTCTACTGTGATGGTCAGCCTGTGGCAGATGTGGAGGTGCTGACAG GTCCAGCTCACTACACTGTGTCAGAGGGGAGAACAGTACTGCTGCCCTGTAATATCTCTCAGCCTCCTATACCCAGTGAGAGAGTCCAGTGGACATTTAGTAACAGTGGCTCCAACTCTGAGACAATCCTGACCAGAGACGAGAACGGAACTGAAAAGAAACCTGGTCAAGATCACAGGTTCAGCCTATTGTTACCTCCTACTGACCTCACCCTGGTGATCAGAGCTGTCCAGCCCGCAGACTCTGGGCAGTACCTGTGTAACAGTGAACATGCTGCCCATTTACTGGTGATAAAGG GTGGTCCtggacacagcagcacacagaagACAACTTTAGCAG GGGTCAATGAGACAGCAGAACCACAGAATAACATGAACGTCAAGACATACACAG CGATCCTTGCTGTTGTGATCGTGTGTGTGCTGCTCCTCCTGATTGGGGCCGTTCTGTTTGTgtggaagagaaagagagacggaGACCCAG GGTCCAAGCAGGAAGCCACATCGTTGAAGACACAGTCCACTGCAG GACCTGCTGCAGGACAGGACACCCCAGGACAG acaaatgaggaggaggaggatgagatCCATTATGCCTCCCTGGGTCACCAGAACCGGACGACAGACCGACCCCGAGAGGAGCCCATAGACTCCAGTGTGGTGTACTCCACTGTGGCCCTCAAAAACATGACCTGA
- the LOC136711077 gene encoding uncharacterized protein LOC136711077 isoform X2, which produces MEAALCMALCLSLLLCGTAVSGQSGPPRQTATVRGLVTLQCGDAALSSGKGSVKWSRERRGAAMEDILTSVKGGNTKHIEDRQRRFGSQADGALSILQVRSSDSGRYLCNGIPAVDLVVTPEGTRGEDQERGSSDGERGGGEERTTALITAQPATTGAKQRKGKKEGKKRGHNKSKQTTNSTRGGGQKKGDNPKPQATGSVKYTAAVGGQAYLHCGTSRTPSHNERVQWKVTKDGVDYIVVTRQENGAAVKGVNDPQNRLSLLTEDASLLITAVHPEDAGQYSCNQKHLADLEVVRVPATTTGSTTAGEERRETTQIRDLVRNICIGAAVVVLAGILLFVWIRLSTKGREAQHSTEHVYAVIEELDADKPKKQDSEYAEIQETKELVRDPEPPKEPVYYTIQQETL; this is translated from the exons ATGGAGGCTGCTCTCTGCATGGCGCTCTGCCTCTCCCTGCTCCTCTGTGGGACCGCTGTCTCCGGCCAGAGTG GACCCCCCCGTCAGACAGCCACAGTGCGGGGGCTGGTGACTCTGCAGTGTGGAGATGCTGCTCTGTCCTCAGGGAAGGGGAGTGTGAAGTGGagcagagagagacggggggCGGCGATGGAAGACATTCTTACAAGTGTTAAAGGAGGGAACACCAAACACATTGAGGATCGTCAGAGACGCTTTGGTTCTCAAGCAGATGGAGCTCTTTCGATACTTCAAGTGCGGTCTTCAGACTCTGGGAGATACCTGTGTAACGGGATCCCTGCGGTTGACCTGGTGGTGACCCCTG AGGGAACAAGAGGAGAGGATCAGGAGAGAGGCAGCAGTGAtggagaaagaggaggaggagaggagagaacgACAGCACTCATAACTG CTCAACCAGCAACTACAGGAGCCAAGCAGAGGAAAGGCAAGAAAGAAGGGAAGAAAAGAGGACACAACAAGAGCAAACAGACAACCA ACTCAACCAGAGGAGGAGGTCAGAAGAAAGGAGACAATCCTAAACCACAGGCAACTG GGTCAGTGAAATACACTGCAGCAGTGGGAGGACAGGCATATCTGCACTGTGGGACCTCAAGGACTCCTTCACACAATGAGAGAGTGCAGTGGAAAGTCACTAAGGATGGTGTTGATTATATTGTGGTGACCAGACAAGAGAATGGAGCTGCAGTTAAAGGAGTTAATGATCCTCAGAACAGATTGTCACTGCTCACTGAAGATGCCTCCCTTCTGATCACTGCTGTTCATCCTGAAGACGCTGGACAGTACAGCTGTAACCAAAAACATCTGGCAGATCTAGAGGTGGTGAGAG TGCCAGCAACGACAACAGGGAGCACAActgcaggagaggagaggagagagacgaCTCAGATACGTG ACCTGGTCAGAAACATATGTATCGGTGCTGCGGTTGTCGTCCTTGCTGGGATACTGCTCTTCGTGTGGATAAGACTGTCAACGAAGGGGAGAG AGGCgcagcacagcactgagcacGTCTACGCTGTGATAGAAGAGCTCGATGCGGACAAACCCA AGAAGCAGGATTCAGAATACGCCGAAATACAGGAGACCAAAGAACTCGTGAGAG ATCCTGAACCTCCCAAAGAGCCTGTCTACTACACGATACAGCAAGAGACCCTGTGA
- the LOC136711077 gene encoding uncharacterized protein LOC136711077 isoform X1, which yields MEAALCMALCLSLLLCGTAVSGQSGPPRQTATVRGLVTLQCGDAALSSGKGSVKWSRERRGAAMEDILTSVKGGNTKHIEDRQRRFGSQADGALSILQVRSSDSGRYLCNGIPAVDLVVTPEGTRGEDQERGSSDGERGGGEERTTALITAQPATTGAKQRKGKKEGKKRGHNKSKQTTNSTRGGGQKKGDNPKPQATGSVKYTAAVGGQAYLHCGTSRTPSHNERVQWKVTKDGVDYIVVTRQENGAAVKGVNDPQNRLSLLTEDASLLITAVHPEDAGQYSCNQKHLADLEVVRVPATTTGSTTAGEERRETTQIRDLVRNICIGAAVVVLAGILLFVWIRLSTKGRGNLNRTNTVYTTAKMPRDTKYTAEAQHSTEHVYAVIEELDADKPKKQDSEYAEIQETKELVRDPEPPKEPVYYTIQQETL from the exons ATGGAGGCTGCTCTCTGCATGGCGCTCTGCCTCTCCCTGCTCCTCTGTGGGACCGCTGTCTCCGGCCAGAGTG GACCCCCCCGTCAGACAGCCACAGTGCGGGGGCTGGTGACTCTGCAGTGTGGAGATGCTGCTCTGTCCTCAGGGAAGGGGAGTGTGAAGTGGagcagagagagacggggggCGGCGATGGAAGACATTCTTACAAGTGTTAAAGGAGGGAACACCAAACACATTGAGGATCGTCAGAGACGCTTTGGTTCTCAAGCAGATGGAGCTCTTTCGATACTTCAAGTGCGGTCTTCAGACTCTGGGAGATACCTGTGTAACGGGATCCCTGCGGTTGACCTGGTGGTGACCCCTG AGGGAACAAGAGGAGAGGATCAGGAGAGAGGCAGCAGTGAtggagaaagaggaggaggagaggagagaacgACAGCACTCATAACTG CTCAACCAGCAACTACAGGAGCCAAGCAGAGGAAAGGCAAGAAAGAAGGGAAGAAAAGAGGACACAACAAGAGCAAACAGACAACCA ACTCAACCAGAGGAGGAGGTCAGAAGAAAGGAGACAATCCTAAACCACAGGCAACTG GGTCAGTGAAATACACTGCAGCAGTGGGAGGACAGGCATATCTGCACTGTGGGACCTCAAGGACTCCTTCACACAATGAGAGAGTGCAGTGGAAAGTCACTAAGGATGGTGTTGATTATATTGTGGTGACCAGACAAGAGAATGGAGCTGCAGTTAAAGGAGTTAATGATCCTCAGAACAGATTGTCACTGCTCACTGAAGATGCCTCCCTTCTGATCACTGCTGTTCATCCTGAAGACGCTGGACAGTACAGCTGTAACCAAAAACATCTGGCAGATCTAGAGGTGGTGAGAG TGCCAGCAACGACAACAGGGAGCACAActgcaggagaggagaggagagagacgaCTCAGATACGTG ACCTGGTCAGAAACATATGTATCGGTGCTGCGGTTGTCGTCCTTGCTGGGATACTGCTCTTCGTGTGGATAAGACTGTCAACGAAGGGGAGAG GTAATCTAAATAGGACTAATACTGTATACACCACTGCCAAGATGCCAAGAGACACAAAGTAcactgcag AGGCgcagcacagcactgagcacGTCTACGCTGTGATAGAAGAGCTCGATGCGGACAAACCCA AGAAGCAGGATTCAGAATACGCCGAAATACAGGAGACCAAAGAACTCGTGAGAG ATCCTGAACCTCCCAAAGAGCCTGTCTACTACACGATACAGCAAGAGACCCTGTGA